A part of Chanodichthys erythropterus isolate Z2021 chromosome 4, ASM2448905v1, whole genome shotgun sequence genomic DNA contains:
- the ncoa1 gene encoding nuclear receptor coactivator 1 isoform X1, translated as MARHAAIVHADRGVSATFVDRSLTGQDELANFIGVHMLKMSAAGENALDPNTPESRKRKGSPCDTSGPSVEKRRRELECRYIDELAELLSANMSDIASLNVKPDKCHILKSTVDQIQQIKRREQEKAALMSPDDEVQKSDISSSSQGMVEKEALGPLLLEALDGFFFVVNREGRIVFVSENVTSYLGYSQEELMTSSVYSILHVGDHNEFVRNLLPKSLVNGVPWPQEQGRRNSHTFNCRLLKRPPDEVDSENQEARQQYELMQCFTVSQPRAVQEEGEDLQSCLICIACRMPRPPQIPVSTESFITKQDPTGKIISIETSALRATGRPGWEDLVRKCIYAFFQPQGNEPSHAKKLLHEVMTHGTAISPLYHFTLSDGTSLSAQTRCKFCCPQNPDVQPFIMGIHTIDREHNTASSQENTTPSLPSPAAPPSRSPALQPSSDLSLHLNNSNGTCATPGPPTPTPPGYLTPSRIGPSQQVSSPSPLGSPLTSTPTSFMSPRPPRGSPGLASSPRVPGHPFSPSAPGIQSPAGGLTRQQSGGDGVSFSLPSPLPPRQTPTPSSSPARQPPAKPPEASIDESKTVGNPKLNQLLDGNPDVGAAEHDSQPRPAPVSQCPGSHSSLTERHKILHRLLQDSSPADAGKEPDIKKEPPTSPNAALVARGLGKEPQDHQLLRFLLDTDEKDLEDLPPPAALSLQTVKVKAEKKGSRENVPCAAAAATNMSAVACSPQSSDKPSPEQFPSTDLDTLNQLLPTLRSSVGGKSIEEPVLVQPSEDNLSIGVNVKRESPGTSSQAFPDGSNLSNQSSFEFCDPSTPNQVQVQVPDLGQTDPFQPSKESGSPFASPTSLNSFNTTTGLAKLELTDSQQFQPLSLVEPMTFDSSLGSQTQAPLSSPQEQCVPCPLDEMLCPPTTPEGRNDEKALLEQLVTFLSRTDESELAELDRALGIDKIVQSGCLEPVAQTFPQSQPPTPVPMDPKLPSYPSQFPTSPSQFPAEMGTAQGMSFGAPRMAFPGNVGMTVRPGMNRAPGVPNQLRLPPNQLRLQLQQRLQGPQQLQNRLAAMGQFPQGGHVAMAMRQGMQQPQMPSQPPLNAQMMAQRQRELYSFQHRQRQLLQQKVMLMRQGMNTGPLGAQRVPKGPQQQQPPQQQQFGFPPGYNAVPGNTPTSPSHFNPMGGPLDPKLPTRGGMGNQGIMGGIQGQFGGPVNTPVQQGLFQQFGGPGMIQQADPSFAPELSPTSPLLSPQNSTSQSPLLQQAQPPPGYQSPDIKNWQQGAMGNNSMYNQAGQPVSQSFGQQGVYNNMSITVSMAGGSGAVSTLPPIGPSVGMGNNNLGNVTSMCNDQVQQVQVFADVQCTVNLVGSDSYLNQSGPIGTQKGPSGTPTAQSQQKSLLQQLLTE; from the exons AGAAAGCAGCTCTGATGTCTCCAGATGATGAGGTGCAAAAGAGTGACATATCGTCCAGCAGTCAGGGGATGGTGGAGAAGGAAGCCCTTGGTCCTCTCCTCTTGGAG GCCCTGGATGGCTTCTTTTTCGTTGTGAACCGTGAGGGGCGCATTGTGTTTGTGTCTGAAAATGTCACCAGTTATCTGGGTTATAGCCAGGAAGAGCTGATGACCTCCAGCGTCTACAGCATCCTTCATGTGGGAGATCACAACGAGTTTGTGCGCAACCTGCTACCCAAGAGCCTTG taaACGGTGTCCCATGGCCTCAGGAGCAAGGCCGGAGGAACAGCCACACGTTTAACTGCAGGTTGCTGAAAAGGCCTCCAGACGAGGTGGACTCAGAAAACCAGGAGGCCCGACAACAGTATGAGCTCATGCAGTGCTTCACGGTGTCTCAGCCCAGAGCAGTGCAGGAGGAGGGCGAGG ACCTGCAGAGCTGTTTGATATGTATAGCATGCCGAATGCCCCGTCCACCTCAGATCCCTGTCAGTACGGAGTCCTTCATCACTAAGCAGGACCCTACAG ggaAAATCATCTCTATTGAGACGAGCGCTCTGAGGGCCACAGGCCGACCAGGTTGGGAGGATCTGGTCAGGAAGTGCATCTACGCGTTCTTCCAGCCTCAGGGCAACGAGCCCTCCCATGCCAAGAAGCTGCTTCATGAGG TGATGACCCACGGCACGGCCATCAGTCCTCTGTACCATTTCACACTCAGTGACGGGACGTCCCTCAGTGCGCAGACGCGCTGCAAATTCTGCTGCCCCCAAAACCCAGATGTACAGCCCTTCATCATGGGCATTCACACTATAGACAG GGAACACAACACTGCTAGCTCTCAGGAAAACACTACCCCCAGCCTTCCATCTCCTGCTGCCCCACCCTCCCGTTCACCTGCCCTTCAGCCCTCCAGTGATCTCAGCCTCCATCTCAACAACAGCAACGGCACCTGTGCCACTCCTGGACCCCCCACACCCACTCCACCAGGCTACCTGACACCCAGTCGCATTGGGCCCTCCCAGCAGGTCAGCAGCCCCTCTCCACTAGGCAGCCCTCTCACATCCACCCCTACCTCATTCATGTCGCCCCGACCTCCACGGGGCAGCCCGGGCCTGGCCAGCAGCCCACGCGTGCCCGGCCATCCTTTTTCCCCCTCGGCGCCCGGCATCCAGTCGCCTGCTGGCGGACTGACCAGGCAGCAGTCTGGTGGCGACGGTGTCAGTTTCTCTCTCCCCTCTCCCCTACCACCCAGACAGACTCCAACCCCCAGCAGCTCCCCGGCACGTCAGCCACCGGCCAAACCGCCGGAAGCATCCATTGATGAGTCTAAGACAGTAGGCAACCCCAAACTCAACCAGCTCTTGGACGGCAACCCCGATGTGGGTGCCGCCGAACACGACTCCCAACCCCGTCCCGCACCCGTGTCCCAATGCCCGGGCTCTCACAGCAGCCTGACCGAGCGCCATAAGATTCTGCATCGCCTGCTCCAAGACAGCAGCCCTGCAGATGCGGGCAAGGAGCCCGACATCAAGAAGGAGCCTCCGACCAGTCCCAATGCGGCCTTGGTAGCACGGGGGCTTGGGAAGGAGCCCCAGGACCACCAGCTGCTACGTTTCCTGCTGGATACAGATGAAAAGGACCTGGAGGACTTGCCACCTCCAGCCGCTCTCAGCCTACAGACGGTCAAGGTGAAGGCAGAGAAGAAAGGGAGCAGAGAGAACGTGCCCTGTGCCGCTGCTGCAGCCACCAACATGTCTGCAGTCGCCTGCTCACCTCAATCCAGTGACAAGCCCAGCCCG GAGCAGTTTCCCAGTACCGATCTGGACACTTTGAACCAGCTCTTGCCCACTCTCAGAAGCTCTGTGGGAGGTAAATCTATAGAGGAGCCAGTGCTGGTCCAGCCCAGTGAGGACAACCTTTCCATCGGGGTGAATGTGAAGAGAGAGTCACCAGGAACCTCAAGCCAAG CATTCCCTGATGGATCAAACCTCTCGAATCAGTCCTCTTTTGAGTTCTGCGACCCCTCTACACCAAACCAAGTTCAGGTCCAGGTGCCGGATCTTGGGCAGACAGACCCGTTTCAGCCCTCAAAGGAGAGCGGCAGCCCCTTTGCCAGTCCAACCAGCCTCAACTCTTTCAACACCACCACAG gtCTGGCCAAGCTGGAGCTTACTGATTCTCAGCAGTTCCAACCCTTGTCCCTGGTTGAACCAATGACCTTCGATAGTAGTTTGGGCAGCCAGACACAGGCCCCTCTGTCCTCTCCTCAAGA GCAGTGCGTTCCGTGTCCGCTGGATGAGATGCTGTGTCCGCCCACCACTCCCGAGGGCCGTAACGACGAGAAGGCCCTGCTGGAGCAGCTGGTCACTTTCTTGAGCCGCACTGACGAGAGCGAGCTGGCCGAGCTGGACCGAGCTCTGGGCATCGACAAGATTGTTCAA AGTGGATGCCTCGAACCCGTCGCCCAGACCTTTCCTCAGTCTCAACCCCCAACACCTGTACCCATGGACCCCAAACTGCCCAGCTACCCCTCTCAGTTCCCCACCTCACCCTCACAGTTCCCTGCTGAGATGGGCACAGCACAGGGCATGAGTTTTGGGGCCCCACGGATGGCGTTTCCAGGCAACGTGGGCATGACGGTGCGGCCCGGCATGAACCGAGCTCCTGGTGTGCCCAACCAGCTGCGGCTACCTCCCAACCAGCTGAGACTCCAGCTCCAGCAACGTTTGCAAGGCCCACAGCAG CTCCAAAACAGGCTTGCAGCCATGGGCCAGTTCCCACAGGGGGGGCATGTTGCTATGGCGATGCGTCAGGGCATGCAGCAGCCTCAGATGCCCTCTCAG CCTCCGCTCAACGCTCAGATGATGGCGCAGCGGCAACGGGAGCTTTACAGTTTCCAGCACCGCCAGCGACAGCTTCTGCAGCAGAAGGTCATGCTGATGAGGCAGGGGATGAACACAGGGCCTCTGGGGGCTCAGCGAGTTCCTAAGGGTCCCCAGCAGCAACAGCCGCCACAACAGCAGCAGTTTGGTTTTCCCCCAGGCTACAATGCCGTGCCTGGGAACACCCCTACCTCCCCGAGCCATTTTAACCCCATGGGAGGACCTCTGGACCCCAAGCTGCCTACCAGGGGGGGTATGGGAAACCAAGGAATTATGGGAGGCATTCAAGGGCAATTTGGGGGGCCTGTGAACACTCCTGTTCAGCAGGGGCTTTTCCAGCAATTTGGGGGGCCTG GCATGATCCAGCAAGCAGATCCATCCTTTGCTCCTGAGCTGAGTCCAACCAGCCCCCTGCTTTCACCTCAGAACTCCACCTCCCAGAGTCCTCTGCTCCAGCAAGCGCAGCCTCCACCTGGTTATCAGTCACCTGACATAAAGAACTGGCAGCAAGGGGCCATGGGCAACAACAG TATGTATAACCAGGCAGGCCAGCCTGTCTCTCAGAGCTTTGGGCAGCAAGGCGTTTATAACAACATGAGCATCACCGTGTCAATGGCTGGAGGGTCAGGAGCGGTGAGCACTCTACCTCCTATTGGACCATCTGTCGGCATGGGCAACAATAACCTTGGCAACGTTACTTCAATGTGTAACGATCAG GTACAGCAGGTTCAAGTGTTTGCTGATGTCCAGTGCACGGTAAACCTGGTGGGCAGTGACTCCTACCTAAACCAGTCGGGGCCCATCGGGACCCAGAAAGGCCCGAGTGGGACCCCCACAGCCCAGTCTCAGCAGAAGAGCCTCCTCCAGCAGCTCCTGACCGAGTGA